In Xiphias gladius isolate SHS-SW01 ecotype Sanya breed wild chromosome 16, ASM1685928v1, whole genome shotgun sequence, a genomic segment contains:
- the sytl5 gene encoding synaptotagmin-like protein 5 isoform X1, with the protein MEQVEEDLNLSFLLEHEREMILKVLQKDEKLRKREEKRIRKLKNELLEIKRKGSRRPRELGERQCARCPKTLGLIFDRGDLCEECQLRVCNDCRVTAPNGRQWKCNICTKISELKVVTGEWFLEERSKRFEQGVLSSDVIKQTILSSPTATDKKSTENLSAPAQSERPDTPRSNRSAIFSAVEGARRKGRMKMDKKGSRSTLKPENGVDSVPVKSVSAGDAQSVRSVRSVPSPRSNRGSAVALESSGMPTVPNNLRSQTPDRSSTPSDNRRVKPDGAESVASLHSIDSAPEKKAAGHHRTNSGTPTISVSRASVSSDHSRSEMDLSAQGSEPSDDALSLRSRSVPGFNETEFSDEDVEEDIDALMSAHSKTASRRLSNAVSTSSINSMMSMYSETGDYGNARVSGEILLNISYSYKTGALNVLVKECHNLATGDERKQRTDAYVKTYLLPDTSRQSKRKTSIKANTINPVFNENLRYVISHSQLETRTLQVSVWHHDRFGHNSFLGEVELTFDTWEFDSQIEEWYALQPKVESSMDSTMQYKGELTVVLKYIPAEKNLMLPLDQVQVKKGFLKGKKTSSFTLPKGGMVELLVKGAKNLTAVKSGGTSDPFVKGYLLPDSNKSTKHKTAVERRTVNPQWNHTFTYCGLQPGDLNNVCLELTVWDKEALASNVFLGGVRLGAGTGKSYGNEVEWMDSYGEEQRLWQRMIESPEVPQECTLMLRSSMGKRNT; encoded by the exons ATGGAGCAGGTTGAGGAGGATCTGAACCTCTCCTTTCTGCTGGAACATGAAAGAGAAATGATCCTGAAGGTGCTGCAGAAAGACGAGAAACTGAGGAAacgagaggagaagaggatACG gAAGCTGAAGAATGAGCTGCTGGAGATCAAGCGAAAGGGTTCCCGTCGGCCCCGGGAGTTGGGGGAGCGACAGTGCGCTCGCTGCCCGAAGACTTTGGGCCTGATTTTTGACCGTGGAGATCTCTGCGAGGAATGTCAGCTGCGTGTCTGCAACGACTGTCGCGTTACAGCTCCCAACGGGAGGCAATGGAAGTGTAACATTTGCACCAAAATCTC ggagCTGAAGGTGGTGACAGGAGAGTGGTTCCTGGAGGAGCGGTCCAAACGCTTTGAGCAGGGAGTGCTGAGCAGTGACGTGATCAAACAGACAATCCTGAGCAGCCCGACCG CCACAGACAAAAAGTCTACAGAGAACCTATCGGCCCCTGCTCAGTCAGAGAGACCTGACACCCCAAGATCCAACAGAAGCGCAATATTCAGTGCTGTGGAGGGTGCCAGGAGGAAAGG aagGATGAAGATGGATAAAAAAGGCAGCCGATCCACCTTGAAGCCAGAGAACGGAGTCGACAGCGTCCCTGTCAAATCTGTTTCGGCTGGAGATGCTCAAAGCGTACGAAGCGTTCGCTCTGTGCCGAGTCCACGTTCAAACAG GGGCAGTGCGGTGGCCTTGGAGTCATCAGGGATGCCCACAGTACCCAACAACCTGCGATCCCAAACCCCGGACAGATCGTCCACTCCCAGCGACAACCGGAGGGTCAAG CCTGACGGAGCGGAGAGCGTTGCCAGTTTACACTCCATCGACAGTGCGCCTGAGAAGAAAGCTGCCGGCCATCACAGGACAAACTCTGGCACTCCGACCATCTCTGTTTCAAGGGCCTCCGTCTCATCAG ATCACAGTCGCTCAGAGATGGACCTATCAGCCCAAGGTTCTGAGCCCAGTGACGATGCCTTAAGTCTGAGAAGCCGTTCTGTTCCCGGGTTCAATGAAACA GAGTTTTCGGATGAGGATGTGGAGGAAGACATTGATGCCCTGATGTCGGCCCACAGCAAGACTGCCAGCCGACGCCTCAGCAATGCGGTGTCAACG AGTAGTATAAACAGCATGATGAGTATGTACAGTGAGACTGGTGACTACGGCAACGCCAGGGTGAGCGGCGAGATCCTGCTGAACATCAGCTACAGCTACAAAACCGGTGCTCTCAATGTCCTGGTCAAAGAATGTCACAACCTAGCAACAGGAGACGAGAGGAAGCAACGCACGGACGC TTATGTGAAGACTTACCTGCTGCCAGATACGTCACGACAGAGCAAGAGGAAGACGAGCATTAAGGCCAACACCATTAACCCTGTTTTCAATGAGAATCTGAGG TATGTGATCAGCCACTCGCAGCTGGAGACACGAACCCTGCAGGTCTCTGTGTGGCACCACGACCGGTTTGGACATAACAGCTTCCTCGGAGAAGTGGAGCTGACCTTTGACACCTGGGAGTTTGATTCCCAGATAGAGGAGTGGTACGCTCTGCAGCCAAAG GTGGAGAGCAGTATGGACTCCACAATGCAGTATAAAGGAGAACTGACTGTCGTGTTGAAGTATATACCTGCAGAGAAGAACCTCATGCTGCCTCTGGACCAAGTGCAAG TGAAGAAAGGGTTCCTGAAAGGCAAGAAGACGAGCAGCTTCACTCTGCCTAAGGGGGGCATGGTTGAGCTTCTAGTCAAAGGAGCCAAAAATCTTACTGCTGTCAAGTCTGGAGGCACTTCTGACCCATTTGTAAAAGG GTACCTGCTCCCTGACAGCAACAAGTCAACCAAGCACAAGACGGCGGTGGAGCGACGCACGGTGAACCCACAGTGGAACCACACTTTCACCTACTGCGGCCTGCAGCCAGGAGACCTCAACAACGTCTGCCTGGAGCTGACCGTGTGGGACAAAGAGGCTCTGGCCAGCAATGTCTTCCTGGGAGGAGTCAGGCTGGGAGCTGGCACAG GCAAAAGCTATGGGAACGAGGTAGAATGGATGGACTCGTATGGGGAGGAACAGCGGCTGTGGCAGCGCATGATAGAAAGCCCGGAAGTCCCTCAGGAGTGCACTCTGATGCTGCGATCCAGCATGGGCAAGCGTAACACATGA
- the sytl5 gene encoding synaptotagmin-like protein 5 isoform X2 — protein MEQVEEDLNLSFLLEHEREMILKVLQKDEKLRKREEKRIRKLKNELLEIKRKGSRRPRELGERQCARCPKTLGLIFDRGDLCEECQLRVCNDCRVTAPNGRQWKCNICTKISELKVVTGEWFLEERSKRFEQGVLSSDVIKQTILSSPTATDKKSTENLSAPAQSERPDTPRSNRSAIFSAVEGARRKGMKMDKKGSRSTLKPENGVDSVPVKSVSAGDAQSVRSVRSVPSPRSNRGSAVALESSGMPTVPNNLRSQTPDRSSTPSDNRRVKPDGAESVASLHSIDSAPEKKAAGHHRTNSGTPTISVSRASVSSDHSRSEMDLSAQGSEPSDDALSLRSRSVPGFNETEFSDEDVEEDIDALMSAHSKTASRRLSNAVSTSSINSMMSMYSETGDYGNARVSGEILLNISYSYKTGALNVLVKECHNLATGDERKQRTDAYVKTYLLPDTSRQSKRKTSIKANTINPVFNENLRYVISHSQLETRTLQVSVWHHDRFGHNSFLGEVELTFDTWEFDSQIEEWYALQPKVESSMDSTMQYKGELTVVLKYIPAEKNLMLPLDQVQVKKGFLKGKKTSSFTLPKGGMVELLVKGAKNLTAVKSGGTSDPFVKGYLLPDSNKSTKHKTAVERRTVNPQWNHTFTYCGLQPGDLNNVCLELTVWDKEALASNVFLGGVRLGAGTGKSYGNEVEWMDSYGEEQRLWQRMIESPEVPQECTLMLRSSMGKRNT, from the exons ATGGAGCAGGTTGAGGAGGATCTGAACCTCTCCTTTCTGCTGGAACATGAAAGAGAAATGATCCTGAAGGTGCTGCAGAAAGACGAGAAACTGAGGAAacgagaggagaagaggatACG gAAGCTGAAGAATGAGCTGCTGGAGATCAAGCGAAAGGGTTCCCGTCGGCCCCGGGAGTTGGGGGAGCGACAGTGCGCTCGCTGCCCGAAGACTTTGGGCCTGATTTTTGACCGTGGAGATCTCTGCGAGGAATGTCAGCTGCGTGTCTGCAACGACTGTCGCGTTACAGCTCCCAACGGGAGGCAATGGAAGTGTAACATTTGCACCAAAATCTC ggagCTGAAGGTGGTGACAGGAGAGTGGTTCCTGGAGGAGCGGTCCAAACGCTTTGAGCAGGGAGTGCTGAGCAGTGACGTGATCAAACAGACAATCCTGAGCAGCCCGACCG CCACAGACAAAAAGTCTACAGAGAACCTATCGGCCCCTGCTCAGTCAGAGAGACCTGACACCCCAAGATCCAACAGAAGCGCAATATTCAGTGCTGTGGAGGGTGCCAGGAGGAAAGG GATGAAGATGGATAAAAAAGGCAGCCGATCCACCTTGAAGCCAGAGAACGGAGTCGACAGCGTCCCTGTCAAATCTGTTTCGGCTGGAGATGCTCAAAGCGTACGAAGCGTTCGCTCTGTGCCGAGTCCACGTTCAAACAG GGGCAGTGCGGTGGCCTTGGAGTCATCAGGGATGCCCACAGTACCCAACAACCTGCGATCCCAAACCCCGGACAGATCGTCCACTCCCAGCGACAACCGGAGGGTCAAG CCTGACGGAGCGGAGAGCGTTGCCAGTTTACACTCCATCGACAGTGCGCCTGAGAAGAAAGCTGCCGGCCATCACAGGACAAACTCTGGCACTCCGACCATCTCTGTTTCAAGGGCCTCCGTCTCATCAG ATCACAGTCGCTCAGAGATGGACCTATCAGCCCAAGGTTCTGAGCCCAGTGACGATGCCTTAAGTCTGAGAAGCCGTTCTGTTCCCGGGTTCAATGAAACA GAGTTTTCGGATGAGGATGTGGAGGAAGACATTGATGCCCTGATGTCGGCCCACAGCAAGACTGCCAGCCGACGCCTCAGCAATGCGGTGTCAACG AGTAGTATAAACAGCATGATGAGTATGTACAGTGAGACTGGTGACTACGGCAACGCCAGGGTGAGCGGCGAGATCCTGCTGAACATCAGCTACAGCTACAAAACCGGTGCTCTCAATGTCCTGGTCAAAGAATGTCACAACCTAGCAACAGGAGACGAGAGGAAGCAACGCACGGACGC TTATGTGAAGACTTACCTGCTGCCAGATACGTCACGACAGAGCAAGAGGAAGACGAGCATTAAGGCCAACACCATTAACCCTGTTTTCAATGAGAATCTGAGG TATGTGATCAGCCACTCGCAGCTGGAGACACGAACCCTGCAGGTCTCTGTGTGGCACCACGACCGGTTTGGACATAACAGCTTCCTCGGAGAAGTGGAGCTGACCTTTGACACCTGGGAGTTTGATTCCCAGATAGAGGAGTGGTACGCTCTGCAGCCAAAG GTGGAGAGCAGTATGGACTCCACAATGCAGTATAAAGGAGAACTGACTGTCGTGTTGAAGTATATACCTGCAGAGAAGAACCTCATGCTGCCTCTGGACCAAGTGCAAG TGAAGAAAGGGTTCCTGAAAGGCAAGAAGACGAGCAGCTTCACTCTGCCTAAGGGGGGCATGGTTGAGCTTCTAGTCAAAGGAGCCAAAAATCTTACTGCTGTCAAGTCTGGAGGCACTTCTGACCCATTTGTAAAAGG GTACCTGCTCCCTGACAGCAACAAGTCAACCAAGCACAAGACGGCGGTGGAGCGACGCACGGTGAACCCACAGTGGAACCACACTTTCACCTACTGCGGCCTGCAGCCAGGAGACCTCAACAACGTCTGCCTGGAGCTGACCGTGTGGGACAAAGAGGCTCTGGCCAGCAATGTCTTCCTGGGAGGAGTCAGGCTGGGAGCTGGCACAG GCAAAAGCTATGGGAACGAGGTAGAATGGATGGACTCGTATGGGGAGGAACAGCGGCTGTGGCAGCGCATGATAGAAAGCCCGGAAGTCCCTCAGGAGTGCACTCTGATGCTGCGATCCAGCATGGGCAAGCGTAACACATGA
- the srpx gene encoding sushi repeat-containing protein SRPX isoform X1 codes for MLKSVRLNMDMWLLVLLFVQLSFCSGYEGSGQYTYGDDEDWYSRRYKGSPWCAPIKVKHGDVSCRTPRGENYKNVMGTRCKIRCKQGYEAQSPEVVCMASKHWSSNYACREILCPKLNMPVNGGLKCSDGSYFNSRCEFFCSPGFSLKGQKTATCQHTKVWSAGVPTCVDIDPPKIKCPSLKDKWAEPGKLTARVTWDTPEGVDTADGILTDVTLKGKLSKSDFPEGLHKMSYTVFDRAGNKGSCRFTVRVRVRRCSPLFPPDNGYMKCDSDGDNYGATCVFTCTGGYELQGSAARVCQYGLTWSGTDTTCTPMNINVGVRTAAALLDQFYEKRRLLIISAPTAANHNYRFQMTNLQHAQCGLDLRHVTVIEVVGTYPAQIGRIRHRLLPPVLALQLRLLLQIPQRSFQMVLVDKQGMDKQRYPFPITAAELFTTIDTFPLRKDEMLLQQEAGQTCQS; via the exons ATGCTGAAGAGCGTCCGCCTCAATATGGACATGTGGCTGCTGGTGCTCCTGTTCGTCCAGCTCAGCTTCTGCTCCGGGTATGAAG GATCAGGACAGTACACCTACGGAGACGATGAGGACTGGTATTCTCGTAGATATAAAG GGTCCCCATGGTGCGCACCCATTAAGGTGAAACATGGTGATGTGAGCTGTCGCACACCCAGAGGAGAGAACTACAAGAATGTGATGGGGACACGCTGTAAAATCCGCTGTAAGCAGGGGTACGAGGCCCAGAGTCCGGAAGTGGTGTGTATGGCCAGCAAACACTGGTCCTCTAACTACGCCTGCCGAG AGATCCTCTGTCCCAAGCTGAACATGCCTGTTAACGGTGGCCTTAAGTGTTCGGACGGCTCCTACTTCAACTCTCGCTGTGAGTTCTTCTGCTCCCCTGGATTCAGTCTGAAGGGCCAAAAGACGGCAACCTGCCAGCACACCAAGGTGTGGAGCGCTGGTGTTCCCACCTGTGTCG aTATTGATCCCCCCAAAATCAAGTGTCCTAGTCTTAAGGATAAGTGGGCAGAACCAGGAAAACTGACGGCGAGGGTGACCTGGGACACACCAGAGGGTGTCGACACTGCAGATGGCATCCTTACAGA TGTTACCCTGAAAGGGAAACTTTCAAAGTCAGACTTCCCAGAGGGGCTCCACAAGATGTCCTACACCGTATTTGACCGTGCGGGGAACAAAGGATCCTGCCGCTTCACTGTCAGAGTGCGAG TACGCCGCTGCAGCCCACTGTTTCCCCCAGACAACGGTTATATGAAGTGTGACAGTGATGGAGACAACTACGGTGCGACCTGTGTGTTCACCTGCACCGGAGGCTACGAGCTGCAGGGCAGCGCTGCCAGAGTGTGTCAATACGGACTCACCTGGTCTGGCACAGACACAACCTGTACAC CCATGAACATTAACGTGGGAGTGCGGACGGCTGCTGCACTGCTGGACCAGTTCTATGAGAAGCGGCGGCTCCTCATTATCTCGGCCCCAACGGCTGCCAATCATAATTACCGCTTCCAGATGACTAACTTACAG CATGCTCAGTGTGGACTGGACCTGAGGCACGTGACAGTAATTGAGGTGGTTGGGACTTACCCGGCACAGATTGGACGAATTCGACACAGGCTGCTCCCCCCAGTGCTGGCCCTGCAgctcag GTTACTGCTCCAGATCCCACAAAGGTCTTTCCAAATGGTGCTGGTGGACAAGCAGGGCATGGACAAGCAACGCTACCCGTTCCCGATCACAGCGGCCGAATTATTCACCACCATCGACACTTTCCCGCTCCGCAAGGATGAGATGTTGCTGCAGCAGGAGGCGGGTCAGACCTGTCAATCATAA
- the srpx gene encoding sushi repeat-containing protein SRPX isoform X2, whose amino-acid sequence MLKSVRLNMDMWLLVLLFVQLSFCSGYEGSPWCAPIKVKHGDVSCRTPRGENYKNVMGTRCKIRCKQGYEAQSPEVVCMASKHWSSNYACREILCPKLNMPVNGGLKCSDGSYFNSRCEFFCSPGFSLKGQKTATCQHTKVWSAGVPTCVDIDPPKIKCPSLKDKWAEPGKLTARVTWDTPEGVDTADGILTDVTLKGKLSKSDFPEGLHKMSYTVFDRAGNKGSCRFTVRVRVRRCSPLFPPDNGYMKCDSDGDNYGATCVFTCTGGYELQGSAARVCQYGLTWSGTDTTCTPMNINVGVRTAAALLDQFYEKRRLLIISAPTAANHNYRFQMTNLQHAQCGLDLRHVTVIEVVGTYPAQIGRIRHRLLPPVLALQLRLLLQIPQRSFQMVLVDKQGMDKQRYPFPITAAELFTTIDTFPLRKDEMLLQQEAGQTCQS is encoded by the exons ATGCTGAAGAGCGTCCGCCTCAATATGGACATGTGGCTGCTGGTGCTCCTGTTCGTCCAGCTCAGCTTCTGCTCCGGGTATGAAG GGTCCCCATGGTGCGCACCCATTAAGGTGAAACATGGTGATGTGAGCTGTCGCACACCCAGAGGAGAGAACTACAAGAATGTGATGGGGACACGCTGTAAAATCCGCTGTAAGCAGGGGTACGAGGCCCAGAGTCCGGAAGTGGTGTGTATGGCCAGCAAACACTGGTCCTCTAACTACGCCTGCCGAG AGATCCTCTGTCCCAAGCTGAACATGCCTGTTAACGGTGGCCTTAAGTGTTCGGACGGCTCCTACTTCAACTCTCGCTGTGAGTTCTTCTGCTCCCCTGGATTCAGTCTGAAGGGCCAAAAGACGGCAACCTGCCAGCACACCAAGGTGTGGAGCGCTGGTGTTCCCACCTGTGTCG aTATTGATCCCCCCAAAATCAAGTGTCCTAGTCTTAAGGATAAGTGGGCAGAACCAGGAAAACTGACGGCGAGGGTGACCTGGGACACACCAGAGGGTGTCGACACTGCAGATGGCATCCTTACAGA TGTTACCCTGAAAGGGAAACTTTCAAAGTCAGACTTCCCAGAGGGGCTCCACAAGATGTCCTACACCGTATTTGACCGTGCGGGGAACAAAGGATCCTGCCGCTTCACTGTCAGAGTGCGAG TACGCCGCTGCAGCCCACTGTTTCCCCCAGACAACGGTTATATGAAGTGTGACAGTGATGGAGACAACTACGGTGCGACCTGTGTGTTCACCTGCACCGGAGGCTACGAGCTGCAGGGCAGCGCTGCCAGAGTGTGTCAATACGGACTCACCTGGTCTGGCACAGACACAACCTGTACAC CCATGAACATTAACGTGGGAGTGCGGACGGCTGCTGCACTGCTGGACCAGTTCTATGAGAAGCGGCGGCTCCTCATTATCTCGGCCCCAACGGCTGCCAATCATAATTACCGCTTCCAGATGACTAACTTACAG CATGCTCAGTGTGGACTGGACCTGAGGCACGTGACAGTAATTGAGGTGGTTGGGACTTACCCGGCACAGATTGGACGAATTCGACACAGGCTGCTCCCCCCAGTGCTGGCCCTGCAgctcag GTTACTGCTCCAGATCCCACAAAGGTCTTTCCAAATGGTGCTGGTGGACAAGCAGGGCATGGACAAGCAACGCTACCCGTTCCCGATCACAGCGGCCGAATTATTCACCACCATCGACACTTTCCCGCTCCGCAAGGATGAGATGTTGCTGCAGCAGGAGGCGGGTCAGACCTGTCAATCATAA